The following proteins come from a genomic window of bacterium:
- a CDS encoding glutamate synthase subunit beta, translating to MGDPRGFLKVKRTISEYRPVCERVRDYRDVVALRSPEKSAEQASRCMDCGTPFCNWGCPIGNYIPEWNDYLFSGLGDKAFELLNSTNIMPEVTGRICPALCEYACVLGINDDPVTIRENELSIIEESFSRGLVVPRPPQKRTGKKVAVVGSGPAGLSCAANLNKMGYDVTVFERDSGIGGILRYGIPDFKLEKYILDRRTDIFKKEGISFKTNVEVGKKYKAQKMLKEFDAVCLCLGSRVPRDLDIKGRDLKGIYFAMDYLSQQNRIFSGEKIAGDIINAKGKKVVVIGGGDTGSDCVGTANRQGASCVAQIEVMPKPDECRSDRHPWPLYPLILKTSSSHEEGGERNWSVLTKEFCGSKNRIERISCVRVDFSETDADRCPVMKEIKGSEFEIEADMVILAVGFVHVEHKGVVSDLKLEKDKRGNIKTDENYMTSVEKVFSAGDSRRGQSLVVWAFDEGRRAAQSIHGYLTGSKK from the coding sequence ATGGGTGACCCTCGAGGTTTCTTGAAAGTCAAAAGGACAATTTCAGAATACAGACCTGTTTGCGAAAGAGTCAGGGATTACAGGGATGTTGTGGCTTTAAGAAGCCCGGAAAAGTCCGCTGAACAGGCTTCAAGATGTATGGATTGCGGAACTCCGTTCTGTAATTGGGGTTGTCCCATAGGGAATTATATTCCTGAATGGAACGATTATCTGTTCTCAGGTTTGGGGGATAAAGCGTTCGAGCTCCTTAACTCTACCAATATAATGCCGGAAGTGACGGGAAGAATATGCCCCGCTCTATGCGAATATGCTTGTGTCCTCGGTATAAATGACGACCCCGTGACGATAAGAGAGAACGAACTTTCTATAATTGAGGAGTCCTTTTCGCGCGGGCTGGTTGTTCCCCGTCCGCCGCAGAAGAGAACAGGGAAAAAAGTAGCTGTTGTAGGGTCAGGCCCGGCCGGACTGTCTTGCGCGGCAAACCTGAATAAAATGGGCTACGATGTGACTGTTTTCGAGAGGGATTCAGGAATCGGGGGGATATTAAGGTATGGCATCCCTGATTTTAAACTTGAGAAATATATCCTGGACCGGAGAACGGATATTTTTAAAAAGGAAGGCATTTCTTTTAAGACAAATGTTGAAGTCGGAAAAAAATATAAAGCGCAAAAGATGTTAAAAGAGTTCGATGCGGTTTGTCTCTGCCTGGGTTCAAGAGTGCCGAGGGATTTAGACATCAAAGGCAGGGATTTAAAAGGCATATACTTCGCGATGGATTATCTGAGCCAGCAGAACAGGATATTTTCCGGTGAAAAAATAGCCGGAGATATAATTAATGCCAAAGGGAAAAAAGTTGTCGTGATCGGCGGAGGGGATACAGGCTCCGATTGCGTGGGCACCGCGAACAGACAGGGCGCGTCCTGCGTGGCGCAGATAGAAGTTATGCCTAAACCTGACGAGTGCAGGAGCGATAGGCATCCATGGCCTTTATACCCCTTGATATTAAAAACTTCTTCCAGCCATGAAGAAGGGGGAGAAAGAAACTGGAGTGTATTGACAAAGGAATTTTGCGGCAGTAAAAACCGGATTGAGAGAATATCGTGTGTCAGGGTTGATTTTTCCGAAACGGACGCGGACCGGTGTCCTGTCATGAAAGAGATAAAAGGGAGCGAGTTTGAAATTGAAGCTGATATGGTTATTCTTGCGGTTGGGTTTGTTCATGTGGAGCATAAAGGAGTTGTGTCCGATTTGAAGCTTGAAAAAGATAAAAGAGGCAACATAAAAACGGATGAAAACTATATGACTTCTGTTGAGAAGGTCTTTTCCGCCGGGGATTCCCGCAGAGGGCAGTCTCTGGTCGTCTGGGCTTTTGATGAAGGGAGAAGAGCTGCTCAGTCCATACATGGTTATTTAACAGGAAGCAAAAAATAA
- a CDS encoding PEP/pyruvate-binding domain-containing protein has product MNDNSSNKSFFSSGIQSLDLMLQGILAGDNVVWQVDDIKDYFSIVEPFCRHAYKEGKKLIYFRFAEHGPLLPEDVKAQIYKLEPRLGFEQFISDIFKVIEKFGKGACYVFDCLSGLAVDWYSDRMLGNFFMLTCPYLYDFETATYFVLFRNQHTPFAIKAIHSTAQVVIDVFKSGEKMYLLPLKVFKRYSPTMYMLHSREGDVLLPVKRSVTVSEIMSRVPQPWIDGNINPQDTWTSTFIRAQSIYEKMEKGSRAGKEEVKSLKEQLIKMIITRDDELLRLCEKNFDISDLISIGKRMIGTGLIGGKSAGMLLSRAILKKTNPRWDDLLETHDSFFIGSDVFYTYVIQNKCWWEKHNLKYSDKVFDDASNIRQKLEKGNFPQDIIEQLKEMLNYFGQSPFIVRSSSLLEDAYGNAFSGKYESVFCANQGTPEERLKNLISAVRDVYASTMSEDALSYRIHRGILKREEQMALLVQRVSGSFYGDLYFPQIAGVGYSFNPFVWNSKIDPAKGVIRLVFGLGTRAVDRYDEDYTRIVALNAPLIRPESSFDDVKKYTQKVVDVIDLSENKLSSYDFEEVAKKSPEIPMEIFATKVKEMEERAKEYNIRNVFPWMISFEKLLTETSFVDNISRMMKEIEKAYSHPVDIEFAANFLNEKDYRINLLQCRPFQVIGELREIKSPDNIVKENIILQTSGPIIGQTASRKIDKIIFVLPGKYGNMPITDRYSVARLIGKLTNMKSKDENIMLIGPGRWGTKMPSLGIPVSFSEIKNVAVLCELAIMRKDLTPDISLGTHFFNDLVEMEIIYLAIFPEREKYFINNQILEGARNKLKELTHVSGSFADAVHVIDTAELKKGFGLYIHVNALKQEGMVFLSEEIKGK; this is encoded by the coding sequence ATGAATGATAATTCGTCAAATAAATCGTTTTTCAGTTCGGGAATCCAGTCTCTTGACCTGATGCTTCAGGGTATCCTCGCGGGCGATAACGTAGTATGGCAGGTCGATGATATCAAGGATTATTTTTCGATAGTGGAGCCCTTCTGCAGGCATGCATACAAAGAAGGTAAAAAACTTATATATTTTCGCTTCGCCGAACACGGCCCTCTCCTGCCGGAAGATGTGAAAGCCCAGATCTATAAACTCGAACCCCGCCTCGGGTTTGAACAGTTCATATCCGATATATTTAAAGTAATTGAAAAATTCGGCAAGGGCGCCTGTTATGTTTTTGACTGCCTTTCAGGGCTTGCGGTTGACTGGTACAGCGACAGGATGCTCGGCAATTTCTTTATGTTGACCTGCCCATATCTTTATGATTTCGAGACAGCCACTTATTTTGTGCTTTTCAGGAATCAGCATACCCCCTTTGCCATAAAAGCCATACACAGCACCGCTCAGGTGGTTATAGATGTGTTTAAGAGCGGAGAAAAAATGTATTTGCTTCCCCTTAAGGTCTTTAAACGGTATTCTCCGACGATGTATATGCTTCACAGCCGGGAAGGGGATGTTCTCCTCCCCGTTAAAAGAAGCGTGACCGTTTCGGAAATCATGTCCAGGGTCCCTCAGCCATGGATAGACGGGAATATCAATCCGCAGGATACGTGGACCAGTACTTTTATCAGGGCTCAGAGCATCTATGAAAAAATGGAAAAGGGCAGCAGGGCGGGCAAGGAGGAAGTCAAATCGCTGAAAGAACAGTTGATTAAAATGATAATAACCCGCGACGATGAGCTTCTTCGGCTGTGCGAGAAGAATTTTGATATTTCCGATTTGATTTCGATAGGGAAGAGGATGATAGGGACCGGACTTATCGGAGGCAAATCAGCTGGAATGCTTCTTTCAAGGGCGATATTGAAAAAAACAAATCCGCGTTGGGATGATTTGCTTGAAACACATGATTCTTTTTTCATCGGTTCGGATGTTTTTTATACTTATGTGATTCAGAATAAGTGCTGGTGGGAAAAACATAACCTGAAATACTCGGATAAGGTGTTTGATGACGCGAGTAATATACGTCAAAAACTTGAGAAGGGGAATTTCCCTCAGGATATCATAGAACAGCTTAAAGAAATGCTTAATTACTTCGGCCAGTCGCCTTTCATTGTGAGGTCGAGCAGCCTTCTGGAGGATGCTTACGGGAATGCTTTTTCGGGGAAATACGAAAGTGTTTTCTGCGCAAACCAGGGAACGCCCGAAGAACGCCTTAAAAACCTTATTTCCGCGGTCAGGGATGTTTATGCGAGCACAATGAGTGAAGACGCGCTGTCATACCGTATTCACAGGGGTATATTGAAAAGAGAAGAGCAGATGGCTTTGCTGGTACAGAGGGTTTCAGGCTCTTTTTACGGTGATCTGTATTTTCCTCAAATAGCGGGTGTCGGATATTCTTTTAATCCTTTTGTATGGAACAGCAAAATCGATCCGGCAAAGGGAGTAATAAGACTTGTATTCGGGCTGGGAACCCGCGCGGTTGACCGTTATGATGAGGATTATACCAGAATAGTCGCGCTTAATGCCCCGTTGATAAGGCCCGAATCTTCTTTTGATGATGTAAAAAAATATACCCAGAAAGTTGTGGATGTCATTGACCTCTCGGAGAATAAGCTGTCCTCATATGATTTTGAGGAGGTGGCGAAGAAGAGCCCCGAAATACCGATGGAAATTTTCGCGACGAAAGTTAAAGAAATGGAAGAAAGAGCGAAGGAATATAATATCAGGAATGTTTTCCCGTGGATGATATCATTCGAAAAGCTTCTGACGGAAACTTCGTTTGTAGATAACATTTCCCGGATGATGAAAGAAATAGAGAAAGCTTACAGCCATCCGGTTGATATAGAATTTGCGGCTAATTTTTTGAATGAAAAAGATTACAGGATAAACCTGCTGCAGTGCAGGCCGTTTCAGGTTATCGGAGAGCTAAGAGAGATTAAGTCTCCGGACAATATTGTTAAGGAAAACATAATACTACAGACAAGCGGCCCTATTATCGGGCAGACAGCTTCTCGGAAGATAGATAAAATAATATTTGTTTTACCCGGGAAGTACGGGAATATGCCCATTACAGACAGATATTCGGTAGCCAGGTTGATAGGGAAATTGACGAATATGAAGAGCAAGGATGAAAATATTATGCTTATCGGCCCGGGAAGATGGGGCACCAAGATGCCTTCGCTGGGGATACCCGTTTCTTTTTCGGAGATAAAAAACGTGGCGGTTCTATGCGAACTCGCGATAATGCGCAAAGACCTTACGCCGGATATATCGCTGGGCACGCACTTTTTTAATGATCTGGTCGAAATGGAAATAATATATCTCGCGATATTTCCGGAAAGAGAAAAATATTTTATTAACAATCAGATTTTGGAAGGCGCACGGAATAAGCTAAAGGAACTGACACATGTTTCCGGGTCATTCGCGGATGCGGTGCATGTTATTGATACGGCTGAACTGAAGAAAGGCTTCGGTTTATATATTCATGTAAACGCCCTGAAACAGGAAGGGATGGTGTTCCTTTCGGAGGAAATAAAAGGGAAGTGA
- a CDS encoding Rrf2 family transcriptional regulator, whose product MKLLTRDTDYAVRALIFIGRADKRKIRIITVDEIVRALNLPKALLRKLLQTLSKNKILKSGRGKHGGFSLLKAPEKINVSDIISIFQGPVDFTNCLLRNEPCPNRKICSVRKKILSLSRHVDKELKKITLSSLT is encoded by the coding sequence ATGAAACTGTTGACCCGGGATACGGATTACGCCGTAAGGGCGCTGATTTTTATAGGAAGAGCGGATAAGCGGAAAATCAGGATAATCACTGTGGATGAAATCGTGCGGGCTTTAAACCTGCCGAAGGCCCTGCTCAGAAAATTGCTCCAGACTTTATCAAAAAACAAAATCCTCAAATCCGGCAGGGGAAAACACGGGGGGTTTTCATTATTAAAAGCCCCCGAAAAAATCAACGTATCGGATATCATAAGCATTTTCCAGGGACCGGTTGACTTCACAAACTGCCTGCTCAGAAACGAACCCTGCCCGAACAGGAAAATATGCAGTGTCAGGAAAAAAATATTAAGCCTGTCCAGACATGTGGACAAAGAACTGAAAAAAATAACTTTATCATCTTTAACTTAA
- a CDS encoding FprA family A-type flavoprotein: MKSIKLKENIYWVGGIDWNLRNFHGYMTQRGSTYNAYLIIDEKITLIDTVKHYLYEEMLSRISDIIDPKKINYVISNHVEMDHSGSLPRLAGLIPDATVITSVPGEKGLKAHYGKSWNFKTVKTGDKLNIGSRELSFVMEQMVHWPDNMATYSEKDALIFSNDAFGQHIASSERLDTEYPFDILIEEAKKYYANIVLPYGSQVQNVLESLKPFKIDMIAPSHGIIWTKHIPEILNEYVKWAGNKTEEKCTIVYDTMWESTEKIARAIKNAFENKNINCNIYNLKLTHISDIMTDIITSKYICLGSPTLNNNILPTVSSFLTYFKGLAPRNRTALAFGSFGWGGQSVGIIENVFKEMGLNLLNGIKIQYIPNEEKLKQITEEVQKQIGGKHG, from the coding sequence GTGAAATCGATAAAACTCAAAGAAAATATATACTGGGTCGGCGGAATTGACTGGAACTTAAGAAACTTTCACGGCTACATGACCCAACGCGGCTCCACTTACAACGCCTACCTGATAATAGATGAAAAAATCACCCTTATCGATACTGTAAAACATTATCTGTATGAGGAGATGTTAAGCAGGATATCGGATATCATAGACCCGAAAAAAATAAATTATGTTATTTCAAATCATGTCGAAATGGACCATTCCGGTTCCCTTCCGCGTCTTGCCGGACTTATACCTGATGCAACGGTTATCACATCCGTCCCGGGTGAAAAAGGGCTTAAGGCGCATTACGGGAAATCATGGAATTTCAAAACCGTCAAAACGGGAGACAAGCTGAATATAGGCTCACGGGAGCTGTCTTTTGTAATGGAACAAATGGTTCACTGGCCGGATAACATGGCTACTTATTCCGAAAAAGACGCCCTGATATTTTCAAACGACGCTTTCGGACAACATATAGCTTCCTCGGAACGGCTTGATACCGAATATCCCTTTGATATATTAATCGAAGAGGCTAAAAAATATTATGCGAATATCGTTCTCCCGTACGGTTCTCAGGTGCAAAACGTGCTGGAAAGTTTGAAACCTTTTAAAATCGATATGATTGCCCCAAGCCACGGAATCATATGGACGAAACACATTCCTGAGATCTTAAATGAATATGTCAAATGGGCCGGGAACAAAACCGAGGAAAAATGCACCATCGTGTATGACACCATGTGGGAATCAACGGAAAAAATAGCCCGCGCCATAAAAAACGCGTTTGAAAACAAAAATATTAACTGTAATATATACAACCTGAAGTTAACTCATATATCTGATATTATGACCGATATTATAACCTCAAAATATATCTGCCTGGGATCCCCCACCTTGAACAACAATATTCTGCCTACAGTGAGCTCTTTTTTAACCTACTTCAAAGGCCTTGCCCCCAGGAACCGGACAGCCCTTGCCTTCGGTTCATTCGGCTGGGGAGGGCAAAGTGTAGGAATAATCGAAAACGTTTTTAAAGAGATGGGATTAAACCTGTTAAACGGCATCAAAATACAATACATACCAAACGAAGAAAAACTTAAACAAATAACGGAAGAAGTCCAAAAACAAATCGGAGGTAAACATGGCTAA
- the hcp gene encoding hydroxylamine reductase, whose product MFCYQCEQTAGGKGCTVQGVCGKNPDIQSLQDILLFGLKGIAAYAYHARELGKSDPEVDAFMHEALFKTVTNVSFDLQDYVNIVLKCGKINLKTMELLDKANTEKFGNPIPTEVETGTKSGPGILITGHDLLDLYELLKQTEGTGINIYTHSEMLPAHGYPEIKKFKHLAGNFGGAWQEQKKEFNEFPGAILANTNCILIPPGNTYLDRLFTCSITGIEGAAHIKGRDFTPVIEKAKSLPPLKEKPGKKIMTGFHHTAILSIADKIVKAVKEKKIRRFFLIGGCDGAKPGRNYYTEFAEKVPGDCVILTLACGKYRFNKLDFGDIDGIPRLIDIGQCNNAYSAIQVALALSKVFNTGVNELPLSIVLSWFEQKAVAILLTLLYLGIKGIRIGPSLPAFITPNVLKILQENFDIKPIKTPEEDMKEILGY is encoded by the coding sequence ATGTTTTGTTACCAGTGCGAACAGACAGCCGGCGGCAAAGGCTGCACAGTACAGGGGGTTTGCGGGAAAAATCCGGATATTCAGAGTCTTCAGGATATACTGCTTTTCGGGCTAAAAGGAATCGCGGCCTATGCTTATCACGCAAGAGAGCTTGGAAAATCGGACCCGGAAGTGGATGCTTTTATGCATGAAGCCCTTTTTAAAACTGTCACAAATGTAAGTTTCGACCTGCAGGATTATGTAAATATAGTGCTGAAATGCGGTAAAATAAACCTCAAGACAATGGAACTGCTTGATAAAGCCAACACCGAAAAATTCGGCAACCCTATACCTACCGAAGTAGAAACAGGCACTAAATCCGGACCCGGGATCCTTATAACCGGCCATGACCTGCTTGACCTGTATGAACTGCTGAAGCAGACTGAAGGAACAGGGATAAACATTTATACGCATTCCGAAATGCTTCCCGCGCACGGTTACCCCGAAATAAAAAAATTCAAGCACCTGGCAGGCAATTTCGGGGGCGCATGGCAGGAACAGAAAAAAGAATTCAACGAGTTTCCCGGGGCAATATTGGCAAATACGAACTGCATCCTGATCCCTCCCGGAAATACTTATCTCGACCGTCTTTTTACATGTTCAATCACAGGGATTGAGGGAGCGGCACATATCAAAGGGCGCGATTTCACTCCGGTCATCGAAAAAGCAAAATCCCTGCCGCCGCTAAAGGAAAAACCCGGCAAAAAAATAATGACGGGGTTCCATCACACCGCAATTCTATCAATAGCGGATAAAATAGTTAAGGCCGTGAAAGAGAAAAAAATCAGGCGATTTTTCCTTATAGGAGGCTGCGACGGCGCAAAACCCGGAAGAAATTACTATACCGAATTTGCCGAAAAAGTGCCCGGGGACTGTGTAATCCTGACACTTGCCTGCGGAAAATACCGGTTCAACAAACTTGATTTCGGCGATATTGACGGCATCCCGAGATTAATAGATATCGGGCAATGCAATAACGCTTACTCGGCGATACAGGTGGCTCTGGCGCTGTCAAAAGTATTTAACACGGGAGTTAATGAGCTTCCTCTTTCCATTGTATTGTCCTGGTTTGAACAAAAAGCAGTTGCAATTCTCCTGACTTTACTTTATCTTGGGATTAAGGGTATCAGGATAGGGCCAAGCCTGCCTGCTTTTATTACTCCGAATGTTCTTAAGATACTTCAGGAAAATTTCGATATCAAACCGATAAAAACACCTGAAGAGGACATGAAAGAAATACTGGGATATTAG
- a CDS encoding rubrerythrin family protein, translating to MAKNLKGTKTEKNLIASFAGESQARNRYTYYASAAKKDGYKQIEAIFQETADNEKEHAKRFFKLLVDGLGACSKPATAKVEAEYPVELGNTLDNLKAAAAGENEEHTKLYPGAAKTADEEGFPEIAHQFRKIAEVEVAHEKRYLKLAANIENDRVFKKEKTVKWKCRNCGYIHEGAEALEKCPTCLHPRDYFELQCENY from the coding sequence ATGGCTAAGAATCTGAAAGGGACCAAAACGGAAAAAAATCTGATAGCTTCATTTGCGGGTGAATCACAGGCGAGGAACCGGTATACTTACTACGCTTCCGCGGCAAAGAAAGACGGATATAAGCAGATAGAAGCTATCTTCCAGGAAACAGCAGACAATGAGAAGGAACATGCCAAACGGTTTTTCAAACTCCTTGTAGACGGGCTCGGAGCCTGCAGTAAACCTGCAACGGCAAAAGTCGAGGCGGAGTACCCTGTTGAACTGGGGAATACACTTGACAACCTCAAGGCGGCGGCGGCCGGAGAAAATGAAGAACACACAAAATTATACCCCGGGGCCGCAAAAACAGCGGATGAAGAAGGTTTTCCGGAAATTGCGCACCAATTCAGAAAAATCGCGGAAGTCGAAGTAGCGCATGAAAAAAGATACCTTAAGCTGGCCGCAAATATAGAAAATGACAGGGTATTTAAAAAAGAAAAAACCGTAAAATGGAAATGCAGAAACTGCGGATATATCCACGAAGGGGCCGAAGCGCTTGAAAAATGTCCTACATGCCTGCATCCCAGGGATTATTTCGAGCTTCAATGCGAGAATTACTAG
- a CDS encoding N-glycosylase/DNA lyase: MRELLDLYNLRKAVIRQRLSGFRSLRKTSKDKIFAELCFCLCTPQSKAKAGAKAIHLLEKERLLEGGTHAQISRTLKKAGVRFHNNKSRFIIAARKCFSPSFIPTRDAEMTYSKILQTRDLLVKNIKGMGYKEASHFLRNIGCGGELAILDVHILKNMKRLKIIRSIPKSITRKQYLLMEKKLKAFSKKTGIPMPDLDLLLWSRETGEVFK, translated from the coding sequence ATGCGAGAATTACTAGACCTTTACAATTTAAGGAAGGCCGTTATTCGGCAAAGGTTATCGGGTTTCAGGTCTCTGCGGAAAACATCCAAAGATAAAATTTTCGCGGAGCTCTGTTTCTGCCTGTGCACACCCCAGTCAAAAGCGAAGGCAGGCGCGAAAGCCATCCATCTTCTTGAAAAAGAGCGATTACTCGAGGGAGGAACTCATGCGCAGATAAGCCGAACCCTGAAGAAAGCCGGCGTAAGGTTCCATAATAATAAGAGCCGTTTCATCATAGCCGCAAGAAAATGTTTTTCGCCGAGTTTTATCCCGACCCGCGACGCTGAAATGACCTATTCAAAAATCTTGCAAACAAGGGACCTGCTCGTAAAAAACATAAAAGGCATGGGATATAAGGAGGCAAGCCACTTCCTGAGGAATATCGGCTGCGGCGGCGAACTCGCGATACTTGACGTGCACATTCTGAAGAATATGAAAAGACTGAAAATAATAAGATCGATACCGAAATCCATAACAAGAAAACAATATCTTCTTATGGAAAAAAAGCTTAAGGCTTTTTCAAAAAAGACCGGTATTCCCATGCCTGATCTTGATTTGCTTTTGTGGTCCAGGGAAACGGGGGAAGTGTTTAAATAA